A single Methanocalculus alkaliphilus DNA region contains:
- the cfbD gene encoding Ni-sirohydrochlorin a,c-diamide reductive cyclase catalytic subunit has product MHYIQPRPSSIVAALYTARDLGVDVAILHGPSGCSFKHARLLEEDGLRVVTTSLSDDEFIFGGQPILEDLLKYAEETFKPGRMAVIGTCVSMIIGEDMQAAIDASDVSTPTIPMDIHAGFSENIDGVIAALEPAARAGWISEEELARQQVLLAGANQVEKLRGAASKRYIEPERGDLKHIAANALLTLARSGKKGMAVMNAKKETAYMFIDALLALHEVAPDADITYLVNLDDRGLPKVRADAERILNEAKERGLPITILGALDEYGVIGDTIGEAIRERAPDYLLIVGVPHAVEAQYTEGIEVFSITNGPRQVAPLRELGHQHVLVEIDLHPKTLGVRSIVESEFGAVLRSL; this is encoded by the coding sequence GTGCACTACATACAGCCACGACCAAGTTCCATCGTCGCCGCCCTGTACACAGCCCGTGATCTCGGCGTCGATGTTGCAATATTACACGGCCCATCGGGCTGCTCCTTTAAACATGCACGCCTCCTCGAAGAGGATGGACTGCGTGTCGTCACCACCTCACTCTCGGATGATGAATTTATCTTCGGCGGGCAGCCGATCCTTGAGGATCTCCTGAAGTATGCCGAAGAGACCTTCAAACCCGGTCGTATGGCGGTCATCGGGACCTGTGTCTCGATGATCATCGGTGAGGATATGCAGGCGGCAATCGACGCATCCGACGTATCAACACCGACGATACCGATGGATATCCATGCAGGCTTCTCTGAGAATATCGACGGGGTCATCGCGGCACTTGAGCCTGCTGCGCGTGCCGGCTGGATCTCCGAGGAGGAGCTTGCACGCCAGCAGGTGCTGCTTGCAGGGGCAAACCAGGTCGAGAAACTCAGGGGCGCCGCCTCAAAGCGGTATATTGAGCCTGAGCGCGGTGATCTCAAACATATCGCCGCAAATGCTCTCCTCACCCTTGCACGGAGCGGGAAGAAGGGGATGGCGGTGATGAATGCCAAGAAAGAGACGGCTTATATGTTCATTGATGCCCTCCTCGCGCTTCATGAGGTCGCCCCGGATGCGGATATCACGTATCTTGTCAATCTCGATGATCGGGGGCTTCCCAAGGTGCGTGCGGATGCAGAGAGGATTTTAAACGAGGCCAAAGAGCGGGGGCTGCCGATCACCATCCTCGGCGCTCTCGATGAGTATGGCGTCATCGGGGATACTATCGGCGAGGCTATCCGCGAGCGGGCTCCCGACTATCTCCTGATCGTCGGTGTCCCCCATGCGGTTGAGGCGCAGTATACCGAGGGGATCGAGGTCTTCTCGATCACAAATGGTCCGAGGCAGGTCGCCCCCCTCCGCGAACTGGGCCACCAGCATGTGCTGGTCGAGATTGATCTCCATCCAAAGACCCTCGGTGTCCGGTCCATCGTTGAGAGCGAGTTTGGAGCAGTCCTCAGGAGCCTCTGA
- the cfbE gene encoding coenzyme F430 synthase — protein MQRTRSAITSEPPMRLLVLDTTHGGGTLATALAEEGHIVDCVDIYYGRDGIPSEAARTRLYNACIAPVHLDPAYPLLHRGLPVITHHQAAGLLLGGDLPTPFIEITGERGKTTTAYALAHLMGGAGILHTSSGDIRYPEKTLLGRYSITPANIIRPVQEARRLHGWCIAESSLGVSGRGDLGILTSPGDYRIAAGKRSALEAKLCHLSTCSQILLPEGICVDHPDAHTVGDIASSRGTTISYSFDGIEGSFDHPLLLLEGYRHPLLMATAAGCLLGIDPAPLQSFEALPGRMQTRYENGCLIVDAANSGTTKDTTIEAARYARKIESGKDLHLIIGQDAHAVCENFAEDAIIAAIEAVAPDDLTLVTPDEPSDLLSRYPACRRAASLEAAIATTEKRADTIILLAVKTWR, from the coding sequence ATGCAGAGAACGCGATCCGCGATCACCTCTGAACCTCCGATGCGCCTCCTGGTGCTCGATACCACCCATGGCGGGGGGACCCTCGCCACCGCCCTTGCCGAAGAAGGGCATATCGTGGACTGCGTGGATATCTATTACGGGAGGGATGGCATCCCCTCCGAAGCAGCCCGCACGCGATTGTATAACGCATGTATTGCGCCTGTCCACCTTGATCCGGCATATCCGCTGCTCCATCGCGGCCTTCCTGTGATCACCCATCACCAGGCGGCAGGACTTCTTCTGGGAGGGGATCTTCCAACACCTTTTATCGAGATAACCGGGGAGCGCGGGAAGACGACCACGGCGTATGCCCTCGCCCACCTGATGGGGGGGGCGGGTATCCTGCATACATCATCCGGGGATATCCGGTATCCTGAGAAGACGTTGCTTGGGAGATACAGTATCACCCCGGCAAACATTATTCGGCCGGTACAGGAGGCACGGCGACTGCATGGGTGGTGTATTGCAGAGTCCTCGCTTGGGGTCTCCGGGAGGGGGGATCTCGGGATCCTCACCTCGCCCGGCGACTACCGGATCGCCGCCGGGAAGCGGTCGGCCCTTGAGGCGAAACTTTGCCATCTCAGTACATGTTCGCAGATCCTCCTCCCTGAGGGGATCTGCGTCGATCACCCGGATGCCCATACTGTTGGAGATATCGCCTCTTCCCGGGGGACCACCATCTCTTACTCGTTTGACGGGATCGAGGGATCGTTTGATCATCCCCTCCTTCTGCTGGAGGGGTACCGCCACCCCCTCCTGATGGCAACTGCCGCAGGCTGCCTCCTTGGGATCGACCCCGCCCCGCTTCAGAGTTTTGAGGCCCTCCCCGGCAGGATGCAGACGAGATATGAGAACGGCTGCCTCATCGTTGATGCCGCAAACAGCGGAACAACCAAAGATACAACCATCGAGGCGGCACGGTATGCACGGAAGATAGAGAGCGGAAAAGACCTTCATCTCATCATCGGCCAGGATGCACATGCCGTCTGCGAAAACTTCGCTGAGGATGCTATCATCGCGGCCATCGAGGCTGTTGCTCCGGATGATCTCACCCTCGTCACCCCTGATGAGCCATCAGACCTCCTCTCCCGCTATCCTGCGTGCCGGAGGGCAGCATCTCTTGAGGCGGCAATCGCCACTACAGAAAAGAGAGCAGATACCATCATTCTCCTTGCAGTCAAGACATGGAGGTAA
- the cfbA gene encoding sirohydrochlorin nickelochelatase, whose amino-acid sequence MTKKGLLLVGHGSKLPHNKALIDNTATIMAAKSDQYIVKSGFMSLNEPTVEESLKAFESEDIDLLVVVPLFLAKGVHILKDIPGILGLGEGEKKGVFRMNGKEIPLLYADPIGGDPLLAELMLKNAENAIRDHL is encoded by the coding sequence ATGACAAAGAAAGGATTACTCCTTGTTGGACATGGCAGCAAACTCCCCCATAACAAGGCACTCATCGACAATACCGCCACCATCATGGCAGCAAAAAGCGACCAGTATATTGTCAAATCCGGTTTTATGAGCCTGAATGAACCGACGGTCGAGGAGTCGCTGAAGGCTTTTGAGAGTGAGGATATCGATCTCCTCGTCGTCGTCCCGCTCTTCCTTGCAAAGGGTGTGCATATCCTGAAGGATATCCCCGGCATCCTCGGTCTTGGAGAAGGGGAGAAGAAGGGCGTCTTCAGGATGAACGGAAAGGAGATCCCGCTCCTGTATGCCGACCCCATCGGCGGAGATCCACTCCTTGCCGAACTGATGCTGAAGAATGCAGAGAACGCGATCCGCGATCACCTCTGA
- a CDS encoding methanogenesis marker 9 domain-containing protein, with translation MMEAYERFELLMNQQIVRTPIALASMAGVVDAGYVLQRAGHVGAAFLGGFSIDEETILASHDLAEAGRTEFFFDDPAKGIRAEVEKLKGSDVVPGINLRGRKPAAFAALADEIGDTVIYEIDAHCRQKPMIDAGTGEHLLTHHHDLCAIVRALKTMDTCVSVKMRVGLTDERALARALWKAGADIIHIDLMDLGHQKIRQIRNAVPLQIIANNSMHSYDRVMDQFSHGADLVSLARRADLHTLKGLDAAIRRYADEVGWYNAPKQLCRGGDLRSLAFCCMPVKECPLLPAIKGLDMTRDEYLTLKKRVTKETVLEGGSHTCFGSLAWCCKSSTPCMFRDMTLQNLGISKVAYMKEKRHLGQKIMEEIFHEGPGEIPC, from the coding sequence ATGATGGAGGCTTATGAACGATTTGAGCTCCTGATGAACCAGCAGATCGTCAGGACGCCTATTGCACTTGCATCAATGGCAGGGGTTGTGGATGCCGGATATGTGCTACAACGGGCAGGACATGTGGGTGCTGCGTTCCTTGGGGGCTTCTCCATCGATGAAGAGACGATTCTTGCAAGCCATGATCTTGCCGAGGCCGGGAGAACCGAGTTCTTCTTTGATGATCCGGCAAAAGGGATACGCGCTGAAGTGGAGAAGCTGAAGGGATCGGATGTTGTCCCCGGCATCAATCTGCGGGGGCGAAAACCGGCCGCATTTGCTGCACTTGCAGATGAGATCGGCGATACCGTCATCTATGAGATCGATGCCCATTGCCGCCAGAAGCCGATGATCGATGCCGGGACCGGCGAACATCTCCTGACGCACCACCATGATCTCTGTGCTATCGTCCGGGCGCTCAAGACGATGGATACCTGCGTCTCGGTGAAGATGCGGGTGGGGCTTACCGATGAGCGGGCACTGGCACGAGCACTCTGGAAGGCGGGTGCGGACATCATCCATATCGACCTGATGGATCTGGGCCACCAGAAGATCCGCCAGATCCGCAATGCCGTCCCCCTCCAGATCATCGCCAATAACTCGATGCACTCCTATGATCGGGTGATGGACCAGTTCTCCCACGGAGCTGATCTCGTCTCCCTCGCCCGGCGGGCGGATCTCCATACCCTCAAGGGCCTTGATGCCGCTATCAGGCGGTATGCCGATGAGGTCGGGTGGTATAATGCACCGAAGCAGCTCTGCCGGGGGGGTGACCTCCGCTCCCTTGCCTTCTGCTGTATGCCGGTGAAGGAGTGCCCGCTTCTCCCTGCGATAAAAGGGCTTGATATGACTCGTGATGAGTATCTGACCCTGAAGAAGAGGGTGACGAAGGAGACGGTGCTGGAAGGGGGATCACATACCTGTTTTGGGAGCCTTGCCTGGTGCTGTAAGTCATCAACCCCCTGTATGTTCCGCGATATGACGCTGCAGAACCTCGGGATCTCGAAGGTGGCATACATGAAGGAGAAGCGGCATCTTGGCCAGAAGATCATGGAGGAGATATTTCATGAAGGACCCGGGGAGATCCCGTGCTGA
- a CDS encoding triphosphoribosyl-dephospho-CoA synthase, with protein sequence MKDPGRSRAERAQLAMMLEVTAYPKPGNVDRCHDYHDTRLEHFLASVLAARPALDDAEAGRTGIGEAIRQAVILTNSHSGGNTHFGAYILLFPLIMGGGIPGALRRIEETTIDDAVAFYEAFSLTEVRVLESDGLDVKDPESIRRIREEGMTLRDVMAYSAPRDMVCREWIDGYPLTRQFADRLHEARGGPGVISRLFIALMAEEPDTFIAKKFGEKAALEAMAMAQDVLAGRRTIQEMDEECIRRGINPGSLADIAIAGIYLALTEGWQWD encoded by the coding sequence ATGAAGGACCCGGGGAGATCCCGTGCTGAGCGTGCCCAGCTCGCAATGATGCTTGAGGTGACGGCGTATCCAAAGCCGGGGAACGTCGACCGCTGCCACGATTACCATGATACCCGGCTTGAGCACTTCCTCGCATCCGTCCTTGCCGCCCGGCCCGCCCTTGATGACGCCGAGGCAGGCAGGACCGGGATCGGCGAGGCTATCCGGCAGGCGGTCATCCTGACAAACAGCCACTCCGGTGGAAATACGCATTTTGGCGCATATATCCTCCTCTTCCCCCTCATCATGGGAGGGGGGATTCCTGGCGCTCTCCGGCGGATCGAGGAGACGACCATCGATGATGCGGTTGCCTTCTATGAAGCCTTCTCGCTGACGGAGGTCCGTGTCCTCGAATCAGACGGGCTTGATGTGAAGGACCCGGAGTCGATCCGCCGCATCCGCGAGGAAGGGATGACACTCCGCGATGTGATGGCATACTCTGCCCCCCGCGACATGGTCTGCCGTGAATGGATCGACGGCTACCCTCTCACCCGGCAGTTCGCCGACCGGCTCCATGAGGCAAGGGGCGGCCCCGGTGTCATCAGCCGGCTCTTCATCGCGCTGATGGCAGAGGAGCCGGATACCTTCATCGCCAAGAAGTTCGGTGAGAAGGCCGCCCTCGAGGCGATGGCGATGGCGCAGGACGTCCTTGCCGGACGGCGGACGATCCAGGAGATGGATGAGGAGTGCATCCGCCGGGGCATCAACCCGGGATCGCTCGCCGACATCGCCATCGCCGGGATCTACCTTGCCCTGACCGAGGGGTGGCAGTGGGACTGA
- a CDS encoding DUF447 domain-containing protein: MAVGLNHPPLLREGINEVIGTTRFNAAPMGVISRGGRYTLALFKGSHTAENVVRDGWFVANIVHDPLLFVETTFGDLPEEAFVSEQVDGIPMHRLAAADAWAAFSARVIGESSEAYSIELMPIEERVLVDPIHRPVNRGFNAIIEAAVHTTRYLRNHDPELEWLIRHHLVLARKCGGEREREAAGVIEALILQESL, from the coding sequence GTGGCAGTGGGACTGAACCACCCCCCGCTCCTCCGGGAGGGTATCAACGAGGTGATCGGGACAACCCGGTTCAACGCCGCCCCGATGGGGGTCATCTCCCGCGGCGGCCGGTATACCCTTGCCCTCTTCAAGGGGAGCCATACCGCAGAGAATGTCGTCCGGGACGGCTGGTTCGTCGCCAATATCGTCCATGACCCCCTCCTCTTCGTCGAGACGACCTTTGGGGATCTCCCGGAAGAGGCATTCGTCTCCGAGCAGGTCGATGGGATTCCCATGCACCGGCTCGCCGCCGCCGATGCCTGGGCCGCCTTCTCTGCCCGCGTCATCGGGGAGAGCAGCGAGGCATACAGCATCGAGCTGATGCCTATTGAGGAGAGAGTCCTTGTGGATCCGATCCACCGCCCGGTGAACCGGGGGTTCAACGCCATCATCGAGGCGGCGGTCCATACGACCCGGTATCTCCGGAACCATGATCCTGAGCTGGAGTGGTTGATCAGGCATCACCTGGTGCTTGCGAGGAAGTGCGGGGGCGAGCGGGAGAGGGAAGCGGCGGGGGTTATTGAGGCGCTCATCCTGCAAGAATCTTTGTAG
- a CDS encoding type II toxin-antitoxin system HicB family antitoxin, whose translation MTYRNYRILLRKEPEGGFTVTVPTLPGCITFGETIDDAIDMAKEAIELYIEHLLEKGEEVPTDGGLLEYTITIDAYA comes from the coding sequence ATGACATACAGGAATTATCGTATTCTGCTCCGTAAAGAACCCGAAGGTGGATTTACCGTCACTGTTCCGACACTACCCGGCTGTATTACCTTTGGCGAAACGATAGATGACGCAATAGATATGGCAAAAGAAGCAATAGAGCTCTATATTGAGCATCTTCTGGAGAAGGGAGAGGAGGTGCCGACAGATGGAGGACTCCTCGAATATACCATAACCATAGATGCATATGCCTAA
- a CDS encoding type II toxin-antitoxin system HicA family toxin, translating to MPFHKRELPTGTLIEILKQAGIDRDEIEDPS from the coding sequence ATTCCTTTTCATAAACGTGAACTACCAACTGGCACTCTGATAGAGATACTGAAACAGGCTGGTATTGATCGTGATGAGATAGAAGACCCATCGTAA
- a CDS encoding type IV pilin, giving the protein MTMKRNDDAVSPVIGVILMVAITVILAAIIAAFVFGLVGGTTATKVVGVTVAQTGENIGNITWQGGADIRDIAYWNVTSPAQDDDFNEKYDFEEDGILGKEGDPSVGSVWPIQMKAGDRVVITATFEDGASQVIYDRRF; this is encoded by the coding sequence ATGACGATGAAGAGAAATGACGATGCAGTCTCACCGGTCATCGGTGTCATCCTGATGGTCGCCATCACGGTGATCCTCGCTGCAATTATTGCGGCGTTTGTGTTCGGGCTGGTCGGCGGGACGACAGCGACGAAGGTTGTTGGTGTGACTGTTGCACAGACAGGTGAGAATATTGGTAATATCACATGGCAGGGTGGAGCGGATATCCGGGATATTGCATATTGGAATGTAACCAGCCCTGCTCAAGATGATGATTTCAATGAAAAATATGATTTCGAGGAAGATGGTATTCTTGGTAAGGAAGGCGACCCATCTGTTGGGTCTGTTTGGCCAATACAAATGAAGGCTGGCGACAGGGTCGTTATAACCGCAACATTTGAAGATGGTGCATCACAGGTCATCTACGACCGGCGGTTCTAA
- a CDS encoding Lrp/AsnC family transcriptional regulator, with the protein MDATDHAILDALMSDAKVPLADLGKRLSIAPSTVFKRIERLKQEGVIARFTIAVNPEFFPRRLVSFLSIKVDPEAADDLITLLRERQIVREVFEVLEPNDYLVKAVTSDISELKNELIHPISALPGVREVNTILAVRKIKEQTYVG; encoded by the coding sequence ATGGATGCGACCGATCATGCCATCCTTGATGCGTTGATGAGTGATGCCAAAGTACCGCTGGCTGATCTCGGGAAGCGGCTCTCTATTGCCCCTTCGACAGTATTCAAACGGATCGAGCGATTGAAACAGGAAGGTGTGATCGCGCGGTTTACTATTGCCGTGAATCCTGAATTTTTCCCGCGCCGCCTTGTTTCATTTCTTTCGATCAAGGTTGATCCCGAGGCGGCCGACGATCTGATCACTCTTCTCAGGGAGCGGCAGATCGTCAGGGAGGTCTTTGAAGTACTCGAACCAAATGACTACCTGGTCAAGGCGGTGACATCGGATATCTCTGAGCTGAAGAATGAGCTCATCCACCCGATATCGGCATTGCCGGGCGTCCGTGAGGTGAATACAATCCTTGCAGTCAGAAAGATCAAAGAGCAGACATATGTTGGATAA